The following coding sequences are from one Mustela lutreola isolate mMusLut2 chromosome 5, mMusLut2.pri, whole genome shotgun sequence window:
- the SPINK14 gene encoding serine protease inhibitor Kazal-type 14, with protein MAKYLLVCCSLLFFILIHWALPVGRREWWPPHGAIKVKCPYKKINLSWLTGNVNPCPDLHQPICGTNFVTYENPCILCIESLKSRGKIRFQNDGEC; from the exons ATGGCCAAATACCTTCTAGTATGCTGCTCACTTTTGTTCTTCATCTTGATACATTGGGCGTTACCTGTTG GCCGTCGAGAGTGGTGGCCACCACATGGAGCTATTAAA GTGAAATGTCCgtataagaaaataaacttgagTTGGCTCACTGGAAACGTGAACCCCTGCCCTGATTTACATCAACCCATCTGTGGCACTAATTTTGTAACCTATGAAAACCCCTGCATCTTGTGTATTGAGAGCCT TAAATCTCGTGGGAAAATTAGGTttcaaaatgatggagaatgCTAG
- the LOC131831382 gene encoding double-headed protease inhibitor, submandibular gland, which translates to MESITVFAIFALVATAWAAPPPVGDQAGGRKVDCFKYNSKGSAFACPRHLNPVCGTDHRTYSNECMLCMLTQNKGFPVRILQDNECDIECPQYSEMCTMEYIPLCGSDGKNYSNKCLFCNAVMRSRGALFLAKHGEC; encoded by the exons ATGGAGAGCATCACTGTTTTTGCCATCTTTGCTCTTGTAGCCACCGCATGGGCTGCCCCTCCACCTG TCGGTGATCAAGCAGGGGGAAGAAAG GTGGACTGTTTCAAATACAACTCAAAAGGCTCTGCGTTTGCATGCCCAAGGCACCTGAACCCAGTATGTGGCACAGATCATCGCACTTACAGTAACGAATGTATGCTTTGCATGCTAACTCA AAACAAAGGATTTCCAGTCAGAATACTTCAAGATAATGAATGT GATATTGAGTGCCCCCAATATTCTGAAATGTGTACCATGGAATACATACCTCTCTGTGGATCTGATGGAAAGAATTATAgcaacaaatgtttgttttgcAATGCTGTTAT GAGGAGCCGTGGTGCACTTTTTTTGGCAAAGCATGGAGAGTGCTAG